A genome region from Heliangelus exortis chromosome 12, bHelExo1.hap1, whole genome shotgun sequence includes the following:
- the SEC61A1 gene encoding protein transport protein Sec61 subunit alpha — MGIKFLEVIKPFCVILPEIQKPERKIQFKEKVLWTAITLFIFLVCCQIPLFGIMSSDSADPFYWMRVILASNRGTLMELGISPIVTSGLIMQLLAGAKIIEVGDTPKDRALFNGAQKLFGMIITIGQSIVYVMTGMYGDPSEMGAGICLLITIQLFVAGLIVLLLDELLQKGYGLGSGISLFIATNICETIVWKAFSPTTVNTGRGMEFEGAIIALFHLLATRTDKVRALREAFYRQNLPNLMNLIATIFVFAIVIYFQGFRVDLPIKSARYRGQYNTYPIKLFYTSNIPIILQSALVSNLYVISQMLSARFSGNLLVSLLGTWSDTSSGGPARAYPVGGLCYYLSPPESFSSVLEDPVHAVVYIVFMLGSCAFFSKTWIEVSGSSAKDVAKQLKEQQMVMRGHRETSMVHELNRYIPTAAAFGGLCIGALSVLADFLGAIGSGTGILLAVTIIYQYFEIFVKEQSEVGSMGALLF; from the exons ATGGGCA TAAAATTTCTTGAAGTCATCAAGCCCTTCTGTGTGATCTTGCCTGAAATCCAAAAGCCAGAACGGAAG aTTCAGTTTAAGGAAAAGGTACTATGGACTGCTATTACACTCTTCATCTTTTTAGTATGCTGCCAG ATTCCTTTGTTTGGGATCATGTCATCAGACTCAGCAGATCCTTTCTACTGGATGAGAGTGATTTTGGCTTCAAATAGAG GTACATTGATGGAGTTGGGTATTTCACCTATTGTCACTTCTGGGCTCATcatgcagctcctggcaggtgcCAAGATCATTGAGGTTGGTGACACTCCAAAGGACAGAGCTCTCTTCAATGGGGCACAGAAAT TATTTGGAATGATCATTACCATCGGGCAGTCAATTGTCTATGTAATGACTGGGATGTATGGAGACCCATCTGAGATGGGTGCTGGGATCTGCTTGCTTATCACAATTCAG CTTTTTGTTGCTGGATTGATAGTTCTGCTGTTGGATGAGCTCCTACAGAAAGGATATGGTCTTGgttctggcatctctctctTCATTGCTACCAATATCTGTGAGACTATTGTGTGGAAGGCATTCAGCCCCACCACAGTGAACACAGGACGAG gCATGGAATTTGAGGGAGCCATCATTGCACTCTTCCATCTTCTGGCCACTCGTACAGACAAGGTCAGAGCTCTTCGTGAGGCCTTTTACCGTCAGAACCTCCCCAACCTCATGAACCTCATCGCCACCATCTTCGTCTTTGCTATTGTCATTTATTTCCAG GGCTTCAGAGTGGATCTTCCTATCAAGTCTGCACGCTACCGTGGCCAGTACAACACTTACCCTATCAAGCTGTTCTATACTTCCAACATTCCCATCATTCTTCAGTCTGCCCTGGTCTCAAACCTGTACGTCATCTCCCAGATGCTTTCTGCTCGCTTCAGTGGCAACTTACTGGTTAGCCTGCTGGGCACGTGGTCT GACACATCATCCGGAGGCCCTGCTCGTGCTTACCCAGTTGGTGGACTTTGTTATTATTTGTCACCTCCAGAATCCTTTTCTTCAGTGCTAGAAGACCCTGTACATGCAGTTGTTTATATTGTATTTATGTTGGGCTCCTGTGCTTTCTTCTCTAAGACATGGATTGAAGTCTCTGGCTCCTCTGCCAAAGAT GTTGCTAAACAGTTGAAAGAACAACAAATGGTAATGCGAGGCCACAGGGAAACTTCAATGGTACATGAACTGAACAG GTACATCCctacagctgctgcctttggtgGTCTCTGTATTGGTGCCCTCTCCGTGCTGGCAGATTTCCTTGGGGCAATTGGGTCTGGAACTGGAATTTTGCTGGCTGTCACTATCATTTATCAGTACTTTGAAATCTTTGTAAAAGAACAGAGTGAAGTTGGCAGTATGGGAGCTCTTCTCTTCTAA